From one Coffea eugenioides isolate CCC68of chromosome 11, Ceug_1.0, whole genome shotgun sequence genomic stretch:
- the LOC113753537 gene encoding photosynthetic NDH subunit of lumenal location 2, chloroplastic, which translates to MHTITSSLMNSTPLFNSQFKIAPKNHQNACRLLPRIQATLAPEENTMTLRRKVVTAFLSTSVAAGVQGLGNTTPPAMAENWGTRSFIWEKFFEPDLSPEDAAARIRQTAQGLHSLREMLEAMSWNYVLMYIRQKQSYLSKDMKNAIVTIPRGRWKSYIATANELVDNMAEFDIYVRTPKVYESYLYYEKTLKSIDDLVALLA; encoded by the exons ATGCACACAATCACGAGTAGCCTCATGAACTCTACACCTTTATTCAATTCTCAATTCAAGATAgcacccaaaaatcatcaaaatgcATGCCGGCTACTCCCAAGAATCCAAGCAACCTTAGCTCCTGAAGAGAATACAATGACCCTCAGAAGAAAAGTCGTCACAGCATTTCTATCAACTTCAGTAGCAGCAGGAGTGCAGGGGTTGGGCAACACAACCCCACCAGCAATGGCTGAGAATTGGGGCACACGTTCATTCATATGGGAGAAGTTCTTTGAGCCAGACTTGTCCCCCGAGGATGCAGCTGCCCGAATTCGACAGACTGCTCAAGGACTTCATAGCCTCAGGGAAATGCTGGAGGCTATGTCATGGAACTATGTCCTGATGTATATACGTCAGAAGCAATCCTATCTTTCCAAGgacatgaaaaatgcaatcgtTACCATCCCAAGAGGCAGGTGGAAGTCCTACATTGCGACTGCTAATGAATTGGTTGATAACATGGCTGAG TTCGATATTTATGTTCGAACGCCCAAGGTATATGAATCGTATTTGTACTATGAGAAGACGCTCAAGTCCATAGACGATCTCGTGGCATTACTAGCATAG
- the LOC113753538 gene encoding casparian strip membrane protein 1-like, with the protein METKTKAVKLETGEASRAKGSRGVSIFDLILRIVAIVGTLGSAIAMGTTSETLPFFSQFVQFQAQYDDFTTFTLFVIVNAIVCGYLALSLPLSIYHIIRSRAAKSRVLLIFLDTTMLALLTAGASAAAGIVYLAHNGNSSANWFAICQQFQDFCQRASGSLIGSFVAVVSIVLLVILSGIALSRH; encoded by the exons ATGGAAACAAAAACGAAGGCAGTGAAACTTGAGACTGGTGAAGCATCCAGAGCAAAGGGAAGTAGAGGAGTCTCAATATTTGATCTCATTCTGCGGATTGTTGCAATTGTTGGCACATTAGGAAGTGCGATTGCCATGGGAACCACTAGTGAAACTCTTCCCTTCTTCAGTCAGTTCGTACAGTTCCAAGCTCAGTATGACGATTTTACTACCTTCAC ACTCTTCGTGATTGTGAATGCAATTGTATGTGGATATCTTGCTCTTTCACTTCCGCTCTCCATCTACCACATTATCAGGAGCAGGGCAGCAAAGAGTAGAGTTCTACTGATCTTCTTGGACACG ACAATGCTAGCTCTTCTAACCGCGGGAGCCTCAGCAGCAGCAGGCATAGTGTACTTGGCGCATAACGGGAACTCATCAGCCAACTGGTTTGCAATTTGCCAGCAATTCCAGGACTTCTGTCAGCGCGCCTCTGGATCTTTGATTGGTTCTTTCGTTGCAGTGGTTTCCATCGTTCTGCTTGTCATTTTGTCTGGCATAGCACTATCTAGGCACTAA
- the LOC113751807 gene encoding uncharacterized protein LOC113751807 isoform X1, whose product MSDTKSEDENGTELRDDHPDDEQHVEHSKFSEPEKQDPLPCPEQQEEAIKKKYGGLAPKKRPLISKDHDHAFFDSADWALGKQGVQKSKGPLEALRPKLQPTPQQQIRSKRSAYAHSSDDSEGTRLSRPLYPQSTTMQRASAILSLSAGNESCQDKCTPEQEDQSKGLDGFSDDNSHPDDQCHTVHCPGSLHVDDN is encoded by the exons ATGTCAGACACAAAATCTGAGGATGAGAATGGTACAGAATTAAGAGATGATCATCCTGATGATGAACAACATGTTgaacattcaaaattttcagagCCGGAGAAGCAAGATCCTTTGCCCTGCCCTGAACAACAG GAGGAAGCAATCAAGAAGAAGTACGGAGGATTAGCACCTAAAAAACGGCCCCTGATATCCAAG GACCATGACCATGCTTTTTTTGATTCTGCTGATTGGGCACTGGGAAAG CAAGGAGTGCAGAAGAGCAAAGGACCGCTGGAAGCACTTCGTCCAAAGTTGCAG CCTACGCCACAGCAGCAAATTCGTTCAAAGCGCTCAGCTTATGCTCATTCAAGTGATGATAGTGAAGGTACGCGACTTTCACGGCCATTATACCCACAATCTACTACAATGCAACGAGCATCAGCCATTTTATCTCTTTCCGCAGGGAATGAGAGCTGCCAGGACAAGTGCACTCCCGAGCAGGAGGACCAGAGCAAAGGACTAGACGGGTTTTCTGACGATAATTCTCATCCAGATGATCAATGCCATACGGTTCATTGCCCAGGCTCCTTGCACGTAGACGACAACTAA
- the LOC113751807 gene encoding uncharacterized protein LOC113751807 isoform X2 translates to MSDTKSEDENGTELRDDHPDDEQHVEHSKFSEPEKQDPLPCPEQQEEAIKKKYGGLAPKKRPLISKDHDHAFFDSADWALGKQGVQKSKGPLEALRPKLQPTPQQQIRSKRSAYAHSSDDSEGNESCQDKCTPEQEDQSKGLDGFSDDNSHPDDQCHTVHCPGSLHVDDN, encoded by the exons ATGTCAGACACAAAATCTGAGGATGAGAATGGTACAGAATTAAGAGATGATCATCCTGATGATGAACAACATGTTgaacattcaaaattttcagagCCGGAGAAGCAAGATCCTTTGCCCTGCCCTGAACAACAG GAGGAAGCAATCAAGAAGAAGTACGGAGGATTAGCACCTAAAAAACGGCCCCTGATATCCAAG GACCATGACCATGCTTTTTTTGATTCTGCTGATTGGGCACTGGGAAAG CAAGGAGTGCAGAAGAGCAAAGGACCGCTGGAAGCACTTCGTCCAAAGTTGCAG CCTACGCCACAGCAGCAAATTCGTTCAAAGCGCTCAGCTTATGCTCATTCAAGTGATGATAGTGAAG GGAATGAGAGCTGCCAGGACAAGTGCACTCCCGAGCAGGAGGACCAGAGCAAAGGACTAGACGGGTTTTCTGACGATAATTCTCATCCAGATGATCAATGCCATACGGTTCATTGCCCAGGCTCCTTGCACGTAGACGACAACTAA
- the LOC113751806 gene encoding RNA-binding KH domain-containing protein RCF3-like has translation MAGQRNDYGKRMHSQSEYSANEGSKRRNPNEEKESNAIGPEDTVYRYLCPLRRIGSIIGVGGDIAKQLRAETHAKIRISEMIPGCEERVVTIYSSREETNSFGDDGDLISPAQDALFKVHERVVAEEVPIDDELEASQQVTVRLLVPSDQIGCVIGKGGQVVQNIRNDSGAQVRILSSEHLPPCALSSDELIQIVGETYAVKKALYQVASRLHDNPSRSQHLLLSSASIYRSGSGLVNPGVGAPLISSLVGPYRGYKSAGADHSTSVKEFSLRLVCPNENVGAVIGKGGGIIKQIRQESGASIKVDTSVAEGDECMISVSAKETFEDASPTIDATMRLQPRCSEKTDKESDDPVVTTRLLVPSSRIGCLIGKGGAIINEMRSATRASIRILSEENLPKVASEDDEMVQITGDLNVASTALLQVLLRLRANLFEMEGALAAFPPAVPYVPLSMDAADGPKHGNRDHKSHNHGYSTYSGGYDSKNLVQQSESYGVYGSPQIGGRSGGYGAYGIYSGRSSGGSGLSSHNPGSHGKSYGH, from the exons ATGGCTGGCCAGAGGAATGATTACGGGAAGAGAATGCATTCTCAATCTGAATATTCAGCAAATGAGGGGAGTAAGAGAAGGAATCCAAATGAGGAAAAGGAAAGCAATGCCATTGGACCTGAGGATACGGTTTATAGATACTTATGCCCCTTGAGAAGAATTGGAAGTATTATTGGAGTAGGTGGGGACATTGCCAAGCAATTAAGGGCTGAAACTCATGCTAAGATTAGGATTAGTGAGATGATACCAGGGTGTGAGGAACGTGTGGTTACTATTTATAGTTCTAGGGAGGAGACTAATAGCTTTGGAGACGATGGCGATCTAATCTCTCCAGCACAAGATGCTCTTTTTAAGGTGCATGAGAGGGTTGTTGCTGAAGAGGTGCCTATAGATGATGAGTTGGAGGCATCTCAGCAGGTGACAGTCCGGCTGCTTGTGCCTTCAGATCAGATAGGTTGTGTGATTGGAAAAGGTGGACAGGTAGTCCAGAATATACGCAATGACTCAGGTGCTCAAGTTCGCATCTTAAGCAGTGAACATCTGCCTCCTTGTGCTCTGAGTTCAGATGAATTAATCCAG ATTGTTGGGGAAACATATGCTGTTAAGAAAGCTCTTTATCAAGTAGCTTCTCGTCTTCATGATAATCCATCACGGTCACAgcatcttcttctttcttcagCAAGCATTTACCGATCTGGCAGTGGATTAGTCAATCCAGGTGTTGGTGCGCCACTGATTAGTTCATTAGTGGGTCCTTATAGGGGTTATAAAAGTGCTGGAGCGGACCACTCCACATCTGTAAAGGAATTTTCTCTTCGTTTGGTATGCCCTAATGAGAATGTTGGAGCTGTGATTGGAAAGGGTGGTGGTATCATTAAGCAAATAAGACAGGAATCCGGTGCATCCATTAAGGTGGATACATCTGTTGCTGAAGGAGATGAATGCATGATATCTGTATCAGCAAAAGAG ACTTTTGAAGATGCATCACCTACaattgacgcaacaatgcgCTTGCAGCCACGATGCAGTGAGAAAACCGATAAGGAATCTGATGATCCTGTAGTTACTACCCGTCTTCTTGTACCTAGCTCTAGGATTGGCTGCCTTATTGGTAAAGGTGGAGCTATTATTAATGAAATGAGAAGTGCCACAAGAGCAAGCATCCGCATTCTTTCTGAGGAAAATCTTCCCAAAGTTGCATCTGAAGATGATGAGATGGTCCAG ATCACTGGAGATCTAAATGTTGCAAGCACTGCCTTGTTACAAGTTCTTCTGCGCTTGAGGGCCAATTTATTTGAGATGGAGGGAGCTTTAGCTGCATTTCCACCAGCCGTTCCATATGTTCCATTATCCATGGATGCAGCTGATGGTCCAAAGCATGGCAACCGTGATCATAAGTCACATAATCATGGATATTCAACTTACTCTGGGGGATATGATTCCAAGAACTTGGTACAGCAGAGTGAAAGTTATGGTGTATATGGTAGTCCTCAG ATTGGTGGTAGAAGTGGTGGCTATGGAGCATATGGAATTTACTCTGGTCGATCCAGTGGTGGATCTGG GTTGTCTAGCCATAACCCTGGTTCACACGGGAAATCTTATGGTCATTGA
- the LOC113754013 gene encoding methyltransferase-like protein 7A isoform X1, whose product MILQSPKFSSVSPNLNLQPTSKVSSVAKTCTTLTNMSRCCQAGDDKFKEPKENGLKDINTVHSSTRCSCVSRRQLLQAFGTAPFSSDPSSASDSPPSDPLATLKKVRPPKPDWYEELYAWVMGKFNKRYEAEIADYKSQLFANLRGKANKILEVGVGTGPNLKYYASEPGVEVFGADPNIKMEKYARAAAQGAGLPLTNFKFTQAVAEALPLGDASVDAVVATLVLCSVKDVDLALQEIMRVLKPGGLYVFVEHVAAEDGTSRRFFQGILDPLQQFFADGCHFTRKTGEVIAKAGFSSVELQRAFVPSASIANPQVYGIARK is encoded by the exons ATGATCCTTCAGTCCCCAAAATTTAGCTCCGTTAGTCCGAACTTGAATCTTCAGCCAACCAGCAAGGTAAGTTCAGTCGCTAAAACTTGTACAACCCTAACAAATATGAGCAGATGTTGCCAAGCAGGAGATGACAAGTTCAAAGAACCGAAGGAAAACGGCCTCAAAGACATTAATACTGTCCACAGCAGTACAAGATGCTCTTGCGTTAGCAGAAGACAACTCCTTCAGGCATTTGGCACTGCTCCTTTCTCAAGTGATCCTTCATCTGCCTCAGATTCACCTCCCAGCGATCCCCTG GCTACGTTGAAAAAAGTTCGCCCTCCAAAGCCAGATTGGTACGAGGAGTTATATGCGTGGGTTATGGGGAAATTCAATAAACGTTACGAGGCTGAG ATTGCAGACTATAAGTCTCAACTTTTTGCTAATCTGAGAGGAAAGGCTAACAAGATTTTGGAGGTTGGTGTTGGGACAGGTCCCAATCTCAAATACTATGCAAGTGAACCAGGCGTTGAAGTTTTTGGTGCGGACCCAAACATAAAAATGGAAAAGTATGCGCGGGCAGCAGCACAGGGTGCAGGCCTTCCGCTGACAAACTTTAAATTTACACAAGCA GTTGCAGAGGCTCTGCCCCTTGGTGATGCATCTGTGGATGCTGTAGTGGCCACACTTGTCCTATGTTCTGTCAAAGATGTTGACTTGGCGCTGCAAG AGATTATGAGGGTGCTTAAGCCAGGTGGGCTCTATGTGTTTGTGGAACACGTAGCAGCAGAAG ATGGAACAAGTCGGAGATTTTTCCAAGGGATTCTTGATCCTTTGCAGCAGTTTTTTGCTGATGGCTGTCACTTCACTAGAAAAACTGGAGAAGTTATTGCTAAAGCGGGCTTCTCATCAGTTGAACTTCAGCGGGCATTTGTGCCTTCTGCCTCGATAGCAAATCCTCAGGTTTATGGGATAGCTCGCAAGTAG
- the LOC113754013 gene encoding ubiquinone/menaquinone biosynthesis C-methyltransferase UbiE-like isoform X2, which translates to MILQSPKFSSVSPNLNLQPTSKVSSVAKTCTTLTNMSRCCQAGDDKFKEPKENGLKDINTVHSSTRCSCVSRRQLLQAFGTAPFSSDPSSASDSPPSDPLATLKKVRPPKPDWYEELYAWVMGKFNKRYEAEIADYKSQLFANLRGKANKILEVGVGTGPNLKYYASEPGVEVFGADPNIKMEKYARAAAQGAGLPLTNFKFTQAVAEALPLGDASVDAVVATLVLCSVKDVDLALQEIMRVLKPGGLYVFVEHVAAEGNKDVLPICDNMEQVGDFSKGFLILCSSFLLMAVTSLEKLEKLLLKRASHQLNFSGHLCLLPR; encoded by the exons ATGATCCTTCAGTCCCCAAAATTTAGCTCCGTTAGTCCGAACTTGAATCTTCAGCCAACCAGCAAGGTAAGTTCAGTCGCTAAAACTTGTACAACCCTAACAAATATGAGCAGATGTTGCCAAGCAGGAGATGACAAGTTCAAAGAACCGAAGGAAAACGGCCTCAAAGACATTAATACTGTCCACAGCAGTACAAGATGCTCTTGCGTTAGCAGAAGACAACTCCTTCAGGCATTTGGCACTGCTCCTTTCTCAAGTGATCCTTCATCTGCCTCAGATTCACCTCCCAGCGATCCCCTG GCTACGTTGAAAAAAGTTCGCCCTCCAAAGCCAGATTGGTACGAGGAGTTATATGCGTGGGTTATGGGGAAATTCAATAAACGTTACGAGGCTGAG ATTGCAGACTATAAGTCTCAACTTTTTGCTAATCTGAGAGGAAAGGCTAACAAGATTTTGGAGGTTGGTGTTGGGACAGGTCCCAATCTCAAATACTATGCAAGTGAACCAGGCGTTGAAGTTTTTGGTGCGGACCCAAACATAAAAATGGAAAAGTATGCGCGGGCAGCAGCACAGGGTGCAGGCCTTCCGCTGACAAACTTTAAATTTACACAAGCA GTTGCAGAGGCTCTGCCCCTTGGTGATGCATCTGTGGATGCTGTAGTGGCCACACTTGTCCTATGTTCTGTCAAAGATGTTGACTTGGCGCTGCAAG AGATTATGAGGGTGCTTAAGCCAGGTGGGCTCTATGTGTTTGTGGAACACGTAGCAGCAGAAGGTAATAAAGATGTACTTCCTATTTGCGATAAT ATGGAACAAGTCGGAGATTTTTCCAAGGGATTCTTGATCCTTTGCAGCAGTTTTTTGCTGATGGCTGTCACTTCACTAGAAAAACTGGAGAAGTTATTGCTAAAGCGGGCTTCTCATCAGTTGAACTTCAGCGGGCATTTGTGCCTTCTGCCTCGATAG